The Flavobacteriales bacterium genome contains the following window.
GAGCGGTTCGCATCCGAACCGGAGAAGCCATGTATGATCACCAATGGCGCTTTGTCCTTCACCGTGGCCACGATGTCGGCATGCACGCGCTCGGCACCTCCAATACCGAAGTAGGGGAAGAGGAAGAGGTGCTCTCCTGACCAGTCCCGGAGCGTACGGACCAGCGTCCGCTGCTCGCGCCAAGTGGCCAGCGGTGAATAGGTGAGCACGCGGTACACGCCGCGCAATAGGCGAGCGGGAAGGGAAGCGCTTACCCGGTTGCTCATAAGCGTTCCCAGCCGACCGGAAGCAGGTCGGCGGTATCAATGGCTGGATCCTTGAACCAGCGCAGCGGCGCGATCACGCGCTTGTCCGGTGACGGGTTCAACCAAGCGCCCCACCAACTGAAACTGCTGTTGGCCATGACGTGATGGTCGCACAGCGACATAAGGTACATGTCGATGTGCGGAGGAGCCCCAAGCTCCACGAAATGCACCTGGCGGTCCGAACGGATATGGGCCCTGCTCCAGGCCATATCATCACTGAACACGAAGTACCGCGCGTCGGGTGAGCTGACCAGCATGCGCTCCATCGCCTGTTGGTAGTAGCTTGGTGTACAGGTGTGGAAGTGCGCGCTCGCGGCTGCTTGGTTCACATAGTCGCCGCGGCGGACGTGCACGCTGATGGCCGGTACGGAACGGATCCGCTGTGCCGCTTCCGCTGCGCTCCCCTGCAGCGGTGTCCGCAGAACGATCTCTTGCCTCAACGCCGGTGCGACGGGGTCGAAGTAGCGTTCGCTCTGCCAGTAACCTTCGAGGTAACTACCGTCCACAGCCTGAAGGACGGAGGCATCGAAGCGCATGGAGGCTTCGCGTACGGTGCGTTCCGGTGCGAGCCGGGGATGGAGGCGGTGCAGACCACTGCGCAGCGGCCCGCCGAAGCGCGCCCGTTGAACGCTGGCAGCATCTGCGGTGCGCATCGTCACATTGAACGCATCAAGCCCAGGCGCACGGTACGTCGCAGGCCCGGTGGTCCGATCATAGTGGTCCAGGTCGAAAGCCACGTCCACACCGCGTTCGAGTTCGATGCGGCGGCCGAGCGCATACTGGAACAACTGGTTGCCCAGCCCTCCCATCAGTTTCACGATGATGCTCATGCGCGATCCGGGCGAAAGGTGGCACGCAGGCGCTTCAGCAGGATGTACAGCTTCATTGAGCCCAGCGCACGGCGTGCAAGTGCGCGTACATCGGTGGCGGTAAGTCCGCGCCGGATGGTGGAGTATGCAAGCTCCTGTTCAGGGACGCGCGCGGCGAAGAGCGCGATCAAGTGGCCCCAGTAGCGTAACACGTCCGGCCTCGTTCGGGCATGCTTCATCCATTTCGCATCGAAGGCGACGAGACCCTGCAGCATGCGCAGAGCGTTCTTGGAGGTGTTGCCCGTGTGCTGCCTCAATCCCACAAGGTCCTGCGGTGCGTGATCGAACGCTCCGACCCGTGCGAGCCGAAGCCACATGTCGTGGTCCTCGGAGGTGAGCAAGGCCTCGTCGAAGGGCCCCGTTTCGCCAAAGGCACTGCGCCGGATGAGCACGGCGCTGGACCCGCCGGGGACGGTGTTGCGCAAGAGCAGCCGATCGAAGCAGTCGCCGCGCAAGGCTGCACCGTTGCTGGCGGCCAATGGTGAGGTCCTGCTCGCCGCGTCCACGGCATAGGCACCGCAGTGCACCAGCACGGTGCCGCCGGATGTGCCAGGTGTGAAGCACTGGAGCTGCTGCTCGAGCTTGCATGGATGCCAGACATCATCCGCATCGAGGAACGCCACGAACGGTGAATTGCCCAAGCGCAGCCCGTGGTTCCGTGCGCTGTTCGGTCCTCGATTGGGTTGCCGTGCCAAGCGCACCCGATGTCCTTCCGTGTGCGCCGCGATGAAGGCTTCGACCAGGGCGGGACCGTCGTCGGTCGAGCCGTCGTCCACCACGAACACCCGCGCGGGCAAATGCGTTTGCGCGAGCACGGAGGCGAGGGCCTCAATGATGTAAGCCGCATTGTTGTACAACGGGATCACCACATCAACTTCCATCCTCATGGGCTTCATGGCTCACCACGCCGTAATGACCCCAGGACGCACCGCTTGCGGAGATGGTCCAGGACGCGGTGGACAGGGCTATGGTGCGGAACCAGGCGAGCGCTCATCAACTTGGCGCGAAGATCCCGTTCCAACACCGCGCGTTCGTCCTTGTCGGTCGTCAGGTCCATGATGAAGGTGAACAGTTCGCCGTGCAACGCACGCAGCCCGGTCGGTGTGGCAATGGGATAGTCGATGCCCAGATGTTCCAGCAATACGGCGAGGTCGGGCGGAAGTCCGGGCAAGGCCCATCTGATGTTCTCCCGTCGCTGCCGCAGGCTGCGCTCCTGGAAGCGCGGCATCGTGCGGGTGAGGCCGGTGGGAAGCACACGGTAGCGGACCAGGACTTCGGGAAGGTTTGCGGCGCGGCCTTGGCGGCAAAGGCGCGACCACATGTCCCAGTCATCGTGTACGTCCGGTCCGGGGTCGAAGCCGCCTGCTCTCTCCGCAGCGGTCCGTTTGAACATGACGGACGAGCTCACGAACGGCGTGTCGAAAAGGAGCGCGAAACGGATGGCCGCATCGGTAAGCGGCTGGTGTTGTTCGCGTAGTGGTTCGCCTGCCGCATCGGTGATCAATGACCATGCGCCCAAGATGGACAAGGAGGGTTCTTGTTCAAAGCGCTCAAGTTGGTGCTTCAAGCGATCAGGGAGACTGGCGTCATCGGCGTCCTGGCGCGCGATGTACGGCGCGCTGGCCTTTGCCAACGCCGCGTTCAGGGCATGCGCAACCCCACGGTTCTCCTGACGGATCAGCTTGACACGGGCATCGCCCATGCCTGCCACCACTTGTGCGGAACGGTCGGTACTACCATCGTCGACCACCACCAGTTCCAGATCAGTGATGGACTGATCAAGAACGGAGCGCACGGCTTCCTCAACGAAAGGAGCCGCATTGTACAGGGGCATGATCACGCTCACGCGTGGAGTGCTCATCGGGACATCCTCTTAAGGGACCAGGACCAGCGGCCGGGGAACCGCGTGCGGGCGAACAGGGCCTCATTGCTCGGCTGCTCATTCGCTTGTTCCATGATGGAGCGTATCCCGGCTTTCATCATCGATCCAACGGATTGATCTCCACGTCCATTTGGTTCAACAACAGACCGCTGCGGGTGTTCAGGATGCGAGGGTCGTGCGCCAGCGCGCTCACCTCGCTCACGGTGATCGTGGCATGGTCAGCCAGGTGCTGGAAGTTCCGGCCTTCCTCGGACAGTCCTATCACCACCTTGTACACACCTGCAGTGAGATGGATGTGGTCGTTGCGGAAGGTCGCGGAATAACGGCCTGCCGCGAGCGCATTCGGGAGGCTCCAGCTCGTGCGTACTGGAAGGTCAAGGACCGTGCTGATGCCCACCGCAACCACAAGTCCTTCCACGGGGCGGCGCAACATGAAGTCCACTTGCAAGGCCCAAGCCGTGCCCATGCGAATCTCGTTCAACGGACGGCCATCAGGGTCCAACAAGCGGATGCGCTCAGTGAAGGCGACCATTTCAGGGGAAGCGTACTGGACCAATTCGGTGACCGCATTCCCCGACGAGCCCGATGACGTGTATGCATGGATGACGTCGTGCAATGACCCGGAAGCGGCCACTTTACCTTGTTCCAGCAACAATCCTTTGTTGCAAAGGCGCTGCACAGCGTCCATTTGGTGGCTCACGAACAGGATGGTGCGGCCACCCTTGCTCACGTCCTCCATCTTGCCCAGGCATTTCTGCTGGAACTTGCTGTCGCCCACGGCCAGCACTTCGTCCACCACCAGGATCTCCGGCTCCAGATGCGCGGCCACGGCGAAGGCCAGCCTCACGTACATGCCGCTGCTGTAACGCTTCACGGGCGTGTCCAGGAAGCGCTCCACCTCGGCGAAAGCAACGATCTCGTCGAACTTGGCGGTGATCTCCGCGCGGCTCATGCCGAGGATGGCCCCGTTCAGGTAGATGTTCTCCCGGCCGCTGAGCTCGGGGTGGAAGCCAGTGCCCACCTCGAGCAGACTGGCCACACGGCCGTTGAGGACGATGCGGCCGTGCGTGGGCTCGGTGATGCGGCTCAGCACTTTGAGCAGGGTGCTTTTCCCGGCACCGTTGCGGCCGATGATGCCCACGCGATCACCGGCGTTCACCGTGAACGAGATATCCCGCAGCGCGAAGAACTCTTCCGATGTCTCTACCGTCGCCTTCGGCCGGAAGAGCCCTTTCACGTTGTCCGCTATGACATCCCGCAAAGCGGTGTACCGTTCCGTTTTCCGATGGTGGAGCGTATAGCTCTTGCTGAGCCCTTCCACGCGGATCATCTCCTGGCCGATGCTCATATCACGTCGGCGAATGATCGTTCGGTGCGGCGGAAGTACCGCAGACCAACAATGAGGAACACCAGGCTGATGGCCACCGACACGGTGAAGCCCGGCATGATGATGGGGGAGGCACCGCCCAGCAAGCACCAGCGGAAACCATCGATAACGCCCACCATGGGGTTCATGGCGTACAGCCACTTCACCGCTTCCGGTACGTTCGGATGGTCCAGCACATCGCTGCTGGTGAAGGCCACCGGGGAGACATAGAGCCCGAACTGGACGAGAAAGGGAACGACGTAGCGGAAGTCGCGGTAACGGACGTTCAGGGCGGCGATGAACACGCCCAAGCCCAGTGCCGTCACCATGGCCAGCAAAAGGAACAGCGGCAGGAAGAGCATCTCCGGTCCCGGTTGGAACCGGTAGATCGCCATGAGCACCAGCAGTATGACCAGCGAGATGAAGAAATCGATGAGGCAAACGATGATGGTGCTCGCTGGAACAATGAGGCGCGGGAAATAGACCTTGGTGAGCAGGTTGCTGTTGGCGATCAGGCTCCCGGCTGCCTCGCTCATCGCCGTGCTGAAGAAGGTCCAAGGCAATGTGGCTGCAGCCACAAGGATCAGCCGCGGCACACCTTCAGGGACGTCCGATCCGAACAACCAACCGATGAGCGCCATGGCACCCAGCGTGAGCAGCGGCCGGAGCACGCTCCATGCAATGCCGATCACCGTCTGCTTGTAGCGCACCAGCACATCGCGCCATGCGAGGAACCCGAAGAGGCTCCGGTAGGTCCACAGGTCGCGCCAGTAATGGCGGTCGGCCCGGCCGGGCTCAATGACGGTGCGGTGCATGGGATGTGCGGCGAAGCTACCGCGCGGGCATTGATGGTGGCCGTGGATCGCCCTTCTTTGCCCGGGCATGAAACGCGGGTTCGATATCATTATCTCCCTGGTACTGGTGCTGGTGCTCCTGCCGCTGTTGTTGGTGGTGGCCCTTTCGATCGCTCTTACCTCCCCGGGTGGGGCTTTTTTCCGGCAGGTGCGCGTAGGCCGAGGTGGTCATGAATTCAAGCTTATGAAGTTCCGGACAATGCGACCGGACAGTGAGGCCAAGGGCCAGTTGACCATCGGTGGACGCGATCCGCGCGTAACCCGTGTCGGCTTTTTCCTGCGCAAATCGAAGCTCGACGAGCTGCCCCAACTCTGGAACGTACTGGTGGGCGAGATGAGCCTTGTGGGCCCCCGGCCCGAGGTGCCCAAGTACGTTGCGCTATATAGCGCGGAGCAGCGCCAGGTGTTGAACGTCAGGCCCGGCATCACGGGTCCGGCAAGCCTTCGTTACATCGACGAGAACGAACTGCTGGCCCGCAGCTCTGATCCGGAACGGACTTACATCCAGGAACTGATGCCCGCCAAGCTGGCCATCGACCTGCGCTATGTGCGCGAACGTTCGTTCCTGCTCGACCTCGGCATCCTCTTCGGCACCGCGCGGGGCATGCTCTTCCGGGGTTGAACCGCTCATGATCAACATGTCGTTTGGCCTGGTCGCAGGGGCTTGTCCATCTTCGCATGCACCATGAACCTCCTGCTGTTGCACGGCGCATTGGGCACCACCGCGCAACTGGAACCGCTGAAGCAACGTGTGGGCGGCACGGCCATCCACTTTACCGGCCACGGCACCCGGGCGCACGAGCACGCGAGCATGAGCTTCGATGCGTTCGTGTCCGACATCGAAGAAGCCTACGACGCCAACGGATGGCAACGAGCGCATCTCTTCGGCTACAGCATGGGCGGTTATGCGGCGCTGCTCTTCGCCGCAAAACACCCCGAACGGGTGCTTAGCGTGGTTACCCTTGGCACCAAATATCTGTGGACTCCCGAGGGCCTGCAAAAGGAGTTGCGCATGCTCAACCCCGATACCATGCTTGCCAAGGTGCCCGCCTTTGCGGATGGGCTCTTGCGCGCGCATGGTGCCGCACATTGGCGCGCCGTGGTGGATGCCGTTGCCCGTAACATGAAGGAATTGGCCGCTGATCCCTTGCTGACGAAGGCCCTGTTGGACCGCATTGTTCGTCCGGTCCTCGTTTGCGTGGGTGAACAAGACACCACCGCAGTGCCGCACGATACTCGTGTCTTTGCCAGCGCCCTGAAGCATGCCCGTGTGGAAGTCCTACCGGACGCCCGACATCCGATCGACAGTGTGGCGCTGGACGACTTGGAGCTCCGGTTGGCAACGTTTTGGGAGCCAGAGGAATGATGCTTTACGGCACGTGCAGTGGCTGTACAATACCGCACAGAGGTGCGAAGGATGGACCGGTGGCTTCGGGGATGGGCCCACGGTGCGAGATCGGACCGTACGAAATGCGCGTACTAAGGACGATCCGTCGTTTGTCATGCCCAATTCTTGGGTGCCGCAGCAACGGGAGCTTGTCCATCTTCGCCCCGCTGACGCACCTGGAATGAAGAAGATCAAGAAACTCCTCGTCGCGAACCGCGGCGAGATCGCCCTGCGCGTGATGCGCTCCGCCAAGGAGATGGGCATCAGGACAGTGGCCGTTCATAGCGAGGCCGACCGCCATGCCCCGTTCGTCCGCTTTGCTGATGAAGCCGTGTGCATCGGTCCGCCGCCGAGCAAGGAGAGCTATCTGGTGTTCGATAAGATCATCAAGGTCTGCACCGATCTGAAGGTGGATGCCGTGCACCCCGGGTACGGCTTCTTGAGCGAGAACGGCGACTTCTGCCGTGCTTTGGAAAAGGCCGGGGTCACCTTCGTCGGGCCTTCACCACACGCCATGAAGGTAATGGGCGACAAACTAGCCGCCAAGGAGGCCGTGAAGAACCACGGTGTGCCACTGGTACCCGGCACGGAGGGCGCGGTGAGCGGCTTGGAAGAGGCCATGAAGGTGGCGAAGACGATCACATTCCCCATTCTCATCAAGGCAGCGGCCGGCGGTGGCGGCAAAGGCATGCGCATTGTGGAAAAGGAGAGCGAACTGAAGGAGGGGTTGGAGCGGGCGATCAGTGAGGCGCAGAACGCCTTCGGTGATGGCAGCGTGTTCATCGAGAAGTACGTGGCCGGGCCGCGCCACATCGAAGTGCAGGTGATGGCCGATCAGCAAGGCAACACGCTTTACCTCTTCGAGCGTGAATGCAGCGTGCAACGGCGCCACCAGAAGGTGGTGGAGGAAGCGCCTTCAGCCGTGCTGACCCCAGAGCTGCGCAAACGCATGGGTGAAGCCGCCGTTGCTGTGGCAAAGAGCGTGGATTACACCGGTGCCGGCACCGTGGAGTTCCTCCTGGACGAGAAGGGCAACTTCTACTTCATGGAGATGAACACAC
Protein-coding sequences here:
- a CDS encoding glycosyltransferase; protein product: MRMEVDVVIPLYNNAAYIIEALASVLAQTHLPARVFVVDDGSTDDGPALVEAFIAAHTEGHRVRLARQPNRGPNSARNHGLRLGNSPFVAFLDADDVWHPCKLEQQLQCFTPGTSGGTVLVHCGAYAVDAASRTSPLAASNGAALRGDCFDRLLLRNTVPGGSSAVLIRRSAFGETGPFDEALLTSEDHDMWLRLARVGAFDHAPQDLVGLRQHTGNTSKNALRMLQGLVAFDAKWMKHARTRPDVLRYWGHLIALFAARVPEQELAYSTIRRGLTATDVRALARRALGSMKLYILLKRLRATFRPDRA
- a CDS encoding alpha-1,2-fucosyltransferase, giving the protein MSIIVKLMGGLGNQLFQYALGRRIELERGVDVAFDLDHYDRTTGPATYRAPGLDAFNVTMRTADAASVQRARFGGPLRSGLHRLHPRLAPERTVREASMRFDASVLQAVDGSYLEGYWQSERYFDPVAPALRQEIVLRTPLQGSAAEAAQRIRSVPAISVHVRRGDYVNQAAASAHFHTCTPSYYQQAMERMLVSSPDARYFVFSDDMAWSRAHIRSDRQVHFVELGAPPHIDMYLMSLCDHHVMANSSFSWWGAWLNPSPDKRVIAPLRWFKDPAIDTADLLPVGWERL
- the accC gene encoding acetyl-CoA carboxylase biotin carboxylase subunit, which translates into the protein MKKIKKLLVANRGEIALRVMRSAKEMGIRTVAVHSEADRHAPFVRFADEAVCIGPPPSKESYLVFDKIIKVCTDLKVDAVHPGYGFLSENGDFCRALEKAGVTFVGPSPHAMKVMGDKLAAKEAVKNHGVPLVPGTEGAVSGLEEAMKVAKTITFPILIKAAAGGGGKGMRIVEKESELKEGLERAISEAQNAFGDGSVFIEKYVAGPRHIEVQVMADQQGNTLYLFERECSVQRRHQKVVEEAPSAVLTPELRKRMGEAAVAVAKSVDYTGAGTVEFLLDEKGNFYFMEMNTRLQVEHPVTEMITGLDLVKLQIRVAEGEPLPMKQEDLKINGHAIEIRVYAEDPANNFLPDIGTLTTYRPPQGSGVRVDDGFEEGMTIPIHYDPMIAKLITHGATREEAISRMERAIDDYAIAGVETTLPFCRFTMGHKAFRSGQYDTHFVRDHFKQEFLLGSDEGERAAAALVAGALSSASEQRPVATTSTAGLPSAWKLKRR
- a CDS encoding sugar transferase; protein product: MKRGFDIIISLVLVLVLLPLLLVVALSIALTSPGGAFFRQVRVGRGGHEFKLMKFRTMRPDSEAKGQLTIGGRDPRVTRVGFFLRKSKLDELPQLWNVLVGEMSLVGPRPEVPKYVALYSAEQRQVLNVRPGITGPASLRYIDENELLARSSDPERTYIQELMPAKLAIDLRYVRERSFLLDLGILFGTARGMLFRG
- a CDS encoding alpha/beta fold hydrolase, giving the protein MNLLLLHGALGTTAQLEPLKQRVGGTAIHFTGHGTRAHEHASMSFDAFVSDIEEAYDANGWQRAHLFGYSMGGYAALLFAAKHPERVLSVVTLGTKYLWTPEGLQKELRMLNPDTMLAKVPAFADGLLRAHGAAHWRAVVDAVARNMKELAADPLLTKALLDRIVRPVLVCVGEQDTTAVPHDTRVFASALKHARVEVLPDARHPIDSVALDDLELRLATFWEPEE
- a CDS encoding ABC transporter permease; protein product: MHRTVIEPGRADRHYWRDLWTYRSLFGFLAWRDVLVRYKQTVIGIAWSVLRPLLTLGAMALIGWLFGSDVPEGVPRLILVAAATLPWTFFSTAMSEAAGSLIANSNLLTKVYFPRLIVPASTIIVCLIDFFISLVILLVLMAIYRFQPGPEMLFLPLFLLLAMVTALGLGVFIAALNVRYRDFRYVVPFLVQFGLYVSPVAFTSSDVLDHPNVPEAVKWLYAMNPMVGVIDGFRWCLLGGASPIIMPGFTVSVAISLVFLIVGLRYFRRTERSFADVI
- a CDS encoding glycosyltransferase family 2 protein, which produces MSTPRVSVIMPLYNAAPFVEEAVRSVLDQSITDLELVVVDDGSTDRSAQVVAGMGDARVKLIRQENRGVAHALNAALAKASAPYIARQDADDASLPDRLKHQLERFEQEPSLSILGAWSLITDAAGEPLREQHQPLTDAAIRFALLFDTPFVSSSVMFKRTAAERAGGFDPGPDVHDDWDMWSRLCRQGRAANLPEVLVRYRVLPTGLTRTMPRFQERSLRQRRENIRWALPGLPPDLAVLLEHLGIDYPIATPTGLRALHGELFTFIMDLTTDKDERAVLERDLRAKLMSARLVPHHSPVHRVLDHLRKRCVLGSLRRGEP
- a CDS encoding ABC transporter ATP-binding protein produces the protein MGQEMIRVEGLSKSYTLHHRKTERYTALRDVIADNVKGLFRPKATVETSEEFFALRDISFTVNAGDRVGIIGRNGAGKSTLLKVLSRITEPTHGRIVLNGRVASLLEVGTGFHPELSGRENIYLNGAILGMSRAEITAKFDEIVAFAEVERFLDTPVKRYSSGMYVRLAFAVAAHLEPEILVVDEVLAVGDSKFQQKCLGKMEDVSKGGRTILFVSHQMDAVQRLCNKGLLLEQGKVAASGSLHDVIHAYTSSGSSGNAVTELVQYASPEMVAFTERIRLLDPDGRPLNEIRMGTAWALQVDFMLRRPVEGLVVAVGISTVLDLPVRTSWSLPNALAAGRYSATFRNDHIHLTAGVYKVVIGLSEEGRNFQHLADHATITVSEVSALAHDPRILNTRSGLLLNQMDVEINPLDR